One window of the Emcibacter sp. genome contains the following:
- a CDS encoding chorismate mutase, translating into MTEVRTEVDRIDRRLVPLLLERLDYIKQAGHIKQDRGQVHDDARIEDVVMKARAVAADLDGNESYIEDIYRFLINWSIDHEFGVWDRVHSES; encoded by the coding sequence ATGACTGAAGTCCGTACAGAGGTCGACCGCATCGACCGGCGGCTTGTGCCGCTGCTGCTGGAACGGCTCGACTATATCAAACAGGCGGGGCACATCAAACAGGACCGCGGGCAGGTCCATGACGACGCCCGGATCGAGGATGTGGTCATGAAAGCCAGAGCCGTCGCCGCGGACCTTGACGGAAATGAGAGTTATATCGAGGATATCTACCGTTTTCTCATCAACTGGAGCATCGATCATGAGTTCGGTGTCTGGGACCGGGTGCATTCGGAAAGCTGA